In Myxococcus stipitatus, the following are encoded in one genomic region:
- a CDS encoding type VI secretion system contractile sheath domain-containing protein, protein MSRSGSNAEAARVRWFVAGAFSSTPTGRRFHLTPDTFASELAKATRQVRVTVPDRLGAADTCPVELSFERLRDFSVAEVLPRLPRPRELHALRDTLMGPMPSEEVVQRVTRITGPGRLPDAVAAALRDAEPRASAPPPGAATGDESLVESLLQQAEKASATQNASRAVSAFIKAINPSPRSSTASGPTGAARKAVKDLVDETLLRCATDVLIAEPVARLESAWRGLKWLVDQCPTSAGMAVEVLDVSRAELPGALEEALSGEPFERPDAVFVVDTNDDVAVLARLAALGERAQLPIIAAVAPSLLGLSPDELSLGLDDGREKVAEAWKELRQDESSRWLCAVLNRVVVANEAKAKRWAFTSPALAVAAMLAASFRETRAFARIVGQPGSVRAPALWEVPAGRDKGLSIPTETFLPIRAQTKLEAHGVLGLGSRRDADAVLLAAAPMAFGGGYAVPLPAQVLTGRIVRFATWVRDQLPPGSGNVEVAAIFSQAAEVFLFQGASEQGQLHGELVPTDHGPGVHVTATVRPEHAGTRFQLAFTLPMRG, encoded by the coding sequence ATGAGCCGGAGCGGAAGCAATGCGGAAGCAGCACGCGTGCGGTGGTTCGTGGCGGGGGCGTTCTCCTCCACGCCCACGGGGCGGCGCTTTCACCTGACGCCAGACACCTTCGCGAGCGAGCTGGCCAAGGCCACCCGCCAGGTGCGCGTCACCGTGCCGGACCGGCTGGGCGCGGCGGACACCTGTCCGGTGGAGCTCTCGTTCGAGCGCCTGCGTGACTTCAGCGTGGCGGAGGTGCTCCCGCGCCTGCCGAGGCCGCGCGAGCTGCATGCGCTGCGAGACACCCTCATGGGCCCCATGCCCTCCGAGGAGGTCGTCCAGCGCGTGACGCGCATCACGGGACCCGGGCGACTGCCGGACGCCGTGGCCGCCGCGCTCCGCGACGCGGAGCCTCGTGCCTCCGCGCCTCCGCCAGGCGCGGCCACGGGAGATGAGTCGCTGGTGGAGAGCCTGCTTCAACAGGCGGAGAAGGCCTCTGCGACGCAGAACGCCTCGCGCGCCGTCAGCGCGTTCATCAAGGCCATCAATCCCAGTCCGCGGTCCTCCACGGCCTCGGGGCCCACGGGCGCCGCGCGCAAGGCGGTGAAGGACCTGGTCGACGAGACGCTGCTCCGATGCGCGACGGACGTGCTCATCGCGGAGCCCGTGGCCCGGCTGGAGTCCGCGTGGCGGGGGCTGAAGTGGCTGGTGGACCAGTGCCCCACGTCCGCGGGCATGGCGGTGGAGGTGCTCGACGTGAGCCGCGCGGAGCTGCCGGGCGCGCTCGAGGAGGCCCTCTCCGGCGAGCCCTTCGAGCGGCCCGACGCGGTCTTCGTGGTGGACACGAATGACGACGTCGCGGTGCTGGCCCGCCTCGCCGCGTTGGGGGAGCGCGCGCAGCTCCCCATCATCGCCGCCGTGGCGCCGTCGCTCCTGGGCCTGTCTCCGGATGAGCTCTCGCTGGGCCTGGATGACGGCCGCGAGAAGGTCGCCGAGGCGTGGAAGGAATTGCGCCAGGACGAGTCCTCGCGGTGGCTGTGCGCGGTACTCAACCGCGTCGTCGTGGCCAACGAGGCGAAGGCGAAGCGGTGGGCGTTCACCAGCCCCGCGCTCGCGGTGGCGGCCATGCTCGCGGCCAGCTTCCGGGAGACACGCGCCTTCGCGCGCATCGTGGGCCAGCCCGGGAGCGTGCGTGCGCCCGCGCTCTGGGAGGTGCCCGCGGGCCGGGACAAGGGCCTGTCCATCCCCACGGAGACGTTCCTGCCCATCCGCGCGCAGACGAAGCTGGAGGCCCACGGGGTGCTGGGGCTGGGCAGCCGGCGCGACGCGGACGCGGTGCTGCTGGCGGCGGCGCCCATGGCCTTCGGCGGAGGCTACGCGGTGCCACTGCCCGCGCAGGTGCTCACCGGCCGCATCGTCCGCTTCGCCACGTGGGTGAGGGACCAGCTCCCTCCAGGCTCGGGCAACGTGGAGGTGGCCGCCATCTTCTCGCAGGCCGCGGAGGTCTTCCTCTTCCAAGGCGCCAGCGAGCAGGGACAACTGCACGGAGAGCTGGTCCCCACGGACCACGGCCCCGGGGTCCACGTCACCGCCACCGTGCGCCCGGAGCACGCGGGCACCCGCTTCCAGCTCGCCTTCACGCTGCCCATGCGGGGCTGA
- a CDS encoding lysyl oxidase family protein: MRSGWKSLVVIGALWVGGGCKDDDEPVPPPPKPEEPMLSETPLWQVKDLPSDPLECFGNSVSLGDFNGDGRRDLVVGTQPCIVLMRVAKHPGRVSIFQGEESFYSKQPVSALMTWQSTHPRASGASLRAVAGDVNGDRFTDLLVSSTYGLNVFLGQADLEAMLREPAFRVPGNTSMRSTPFLDLNGDGRGDFIVSTNQGQDFYLATPGAPEGLFTRVLVREGFHTAASAGDLNGDGADDVLLSMEGGGQGYFLGCKPGASFRCNGPISAEPLRVESRSVVYGVLPDMNGDGHRESFVSTETGLLQLHLSERDGAPSQTAVWSTPGDPVFPGTGTALRGVGDLDGDGLRNDFVMGALGRLYFFSPKDGVSESLKPVWAWPRADSIPNGYGDYRRYSVATPGDLNQDGIDDLIVATSSLGDSDERSRGDVSIYAGGKVPTQPAEPPLLPAPKSCGLALDPVNGKPDLTVDAETLRRTAHVKWRTFAADACEVKEQCVNAPGRRKLMSFSTSILNLGSKAAILPPIGENPDLYVFDACHGHNHLINFAAYELRDSNGRTALVGRKQGFALVDVHSYCSDAAPADYTYDPMGISPGWADIYTLDTPCQWVDVTDLPDGTYTFQVSVDTRDIVDEGTTHPNTVSFPVRLEGDTVTVLP, translated from the coding sequence ATGCGTTCAGGGTGGAAGTCGTTGGTTGTCATTGGGGCCTTGTGGGTGGGAGGCGGGTGCAAGGACGACGATGAGCCCGTCCCTCCGCCGCCCAAGCCGGAGGAGCCCATGCTCTCCGAGACGCCGCTGTGGCAGGTGAAGGACCTGCCGAGCGACCCGCTCGAGTGCTTTGGGAACTCCGTGTCGCTCGGGGACTTCAACGGGGATGGCCGCAGGGACCTGGTGGTCGGCACGCAGCCGTGCATCGTCCTGATGCGCGTCGCGAAGCACCCAGGCCGCGTGTCCATCTTCCAGGGGGAGGAGTCCTTCTACTCCAAGCAACCCGTCTCCGCGTTGATGACCTGGCAGAGCACCCATCCACGCGCCTCGGGCGCCAGCCTCCGCGCGGTGGCGGGCGATGTGAATGGAGACCGCTTTACGGACCTGCTCGTGTCCTCGACCTATGGCCTCAATGTCTTCCTGGGCCAGGCGGACCTGGAGGCGATGCTGCGTGAGCCCGCCTTCCGTGTCCCTGGGAACACGTCGATGCGGTCCACCCCGTTCCTGGACCTGAATGGGGATGGCCGCGGCGACTTCATCGTCAGCACCAACCAGGGCCAGGACTTCTATCTGGCGACCCCTGGCGCGCCGGAGGGGCTCTTCACCCGCGTGCTCGTGCGTGAGGGATTCCATACCGCCGCGTCCGCGGGAGACCTGAATGGCGATGGCGCGGACGACGTGCTGCTGTCGATGGAGGGGGGAGGGCAGGGGTACTTCCTGGGCTGCAAGCCGGGCGCGTCATTCCGTTGCAATGGCCCCATCTCCGCGGAGCCCCTGCGCGTGGAGTCCCGGTCCGTGGTCTACGGAGTCCTTCCGGACATGAACGGGGACGGGCACCGGGAGTCGTTCGTCTCCACGGAGACGGGGCTGCTCCAACTCCACCTCTCCGAGCGCGATGGTGCGCCATCACAGACGGCCGTCTGGTCCACGCCGGGCGACCCCGTGTTCCCGGGGACGGGAACGGCCCTTCGCGGCGTGGGGGACCTGGATGGGGATGGCCTGCGCAATGACTTCGTCATGGGCGCGCTCGGCCGGCTCTATTTCTTCTCGCCGAAGGACGGCGTCTCCGAGTCCCTGAAGCCCGTCTGGGCGTGGCCCCGGGCGGACTCCATCCCCAACGGCTATGGCGACTACCGGCGCTACTCCGTGGCGACGCCGGGGGACCTCAACCAAGACGGCATCGATGACCTGATTGTCGCCACCTCGTCGTTAGGTGACTCGGACGAGCGGTCCCGGGGGGACGTGAGCATCTACGCGGGAGGCAAGGTGCCCACGCAGCCCGCCGAGCCCCCTCTGTTGCCGGCGCCGAAGTCGTGTGGCCTCGCGCTGGACCCGGTGAATGGCAAGCCGGACCTGACGGTGGACGCGGAGACGCTGCGGCGCACCGCCCACGTGAAGTGGAGGACCTTCGCGGCGGATGCGTGCGAGGTGAAGGAGCAGTGTGTGAATGCGCCAGGACGGCGCAAGCTCATGAGCTTCAGCACGTCCATCCTGAACCTGGGCTCCAAGGCCGCCATCCTCCCGCCCATCGGGGAGAACCCGGACCTGTACGTCTTCGACGCGTGCCACGGCCACAACCACCTCATCAACTTCGCGGCCTACGAGCTGCGCGACTCCAACGGGAGGACCGCGCTGGTGGGACGCAAGCAGGGCTTCGCCCTGGTGGACGTCCATAGCTACTGCTCGGACGCGGCGCCGGCGGACTACACCTACGACCCCATGGGCATCTCCCCGGGATGGGCGGACATCTACACGCTCGACACCCCGTGCCAGTGGGTGGACGTCACGGACCTGCCGGACGGCACCTATACCTTCCAGGTCAGCGTGGACACGCGGGACATTGTCGACGAGGGGACAACCCATCCCAACACGGTGAGCTTCCCGGTGCGTCTGGAGGGAGACACCGTGACGGTGCTGCCGTAA
- a CDS encoding CoA-acylating methylmalonate-semialdehyde dehydrogenase produces MSFVELPENVVLCRNLAGGEWRMPEGATLLDVRSPYTGTVIGRVPLTSAAGVDQVVEAARPALASWRMLPLRERTQHLFRFRHLLEKDLSRLANLAASEAGKTVAEARAGLLKGLEVCEFALSLQNLDSGSHLEVSRGVTCEYRREPMGIVAGITPFNFPAMVPMWMFPISVTLGNVFILKPSEKVPLTACALGELMREAGYPPGVFSIVHGGKEAVDALVAHPDVKALAFVGSSAVARQVYVRGSERGKRVLALGGAKNHLIIAPDADPELTAQAVVDSFTGCAGQRCMAGSVLVAVGDVGQVLTDIVRRAEKLEVGPGMGAIIDKGSVDRLEQAIARAESEGASVVLDGRGKRPKGEAWAGGHWLGPSILDHVRPDMEAARRELFGPVLSIIRVPTLSAALAVENASPYGNAASIFTTSGAVAQAVVEGVNAGMVGVNVGVPVPREPFSFGGTGESRFGHGDITGPSSLDFWTQLKKVTRKWSARTDGSWMS; encoded by the coding sequence TTGTCGTTCGTGGAGCTTCCCGAGAACGTCGTCCTGTGTCGGAACCTGGCGGGAGGCGAGTGGCGGATGCCGGAAGGCGCGACGCTGCTCGACGTGCGCAGCCCGTACACCGGCACCGTCATTGGCCGTGTCCCTCTCACCTCCGCCGCGGGTGTGGACCAGGTCGTCGAGGCCGCGCGTCCCGCGCTGGCGTCCTGGCGCATGTTGCCGCTGCGCGAGCGCACGCAGCACCTCTTCCGTTTCCGGCACCTGCTGGAGAAGGACCTGAGCCGGCTGGCGAACCTGGCCGCAAGCGAGGCCGGCAAGACGGTGGCCGAGGCTCGCGCGGGTCTGCTCAAGGGCCTGGAGGTGTGTGAGTTCGCGCTGTCGTTGCAGAACCTGGACAGCGGCTCGCATCTGGAGGTCAGCCGCGGTGTCACCTGTGAGTACCGCCGCGAGCCCATGGGCATCGTCGCGGGAATCACCCCGTTCAACTTCCCGGCGATGGTGCCGATGTGGATGTTCCCCATCTCCGTGACGCTGGGCAACGTCTTCATCTTGAAGCCGTCGGAGAAGGTGCCGCTCACCGCGTGCGCGCTGGGTGAGTTGATGCGCGAGGCGGGATATCCCCCGGGCGTCTTCTCCATCGTCCACGGTGGCAAGGAGGCGGTGGACGCGCTGGTGGCGCACCCGGACGTGAAGGCCCTGGCCTTCGTGGGCTCCTCGGCGGTGGCGCGGCAGGTCTATGTGCGGGGCAGCGAGCGCGGCAAGCGCGTGCTGGCGCTGGGCGGCGCGAAGAACCACCTCATCATCGCCCCGGACGCGGACCCGGAGCTCACGGCGCAGGCGGTGGTGGACTCGTTCACCGGCTGCGCGGGGCAGCGCTGCATGGCGGGCAGCGTGCTGGTCGCGGTGGGCGACGTGGGGCAGGTGCTCACGGATATCGTGCGCCGCGCGGAGAAGCTCGAGGTGGGGCCGGGGATGGGCGCCATCATCGACAAGGGCTCGGTGGACAGGCTGGAGCAGGCCATCGCCCGGGCGGAGTCCGAGGGCGCGAGCGTGGTGCTCGATGGACGCGGCAAGCGTCCCAAGGGCGAGGCGTGGGCGGGTGGCCACTGGCTGGGCCCGTCCATCCTGGACCACGTGAGGCCGGACATGGAGGCGGCGCGGCGCGAGCTGTTCGGCCCGGTGCTCTCCATCATCCGCGTGCCCACGCTGTCGGCGGCGTTGGCGGTGGAGAACGCGTCGCCCTATGGCAACGCCGCGTCCATCTTCACCACCAGCGGCGCGGTGGCGCAGGCGGTGGTGGAGGGCGTCAACGCGGGCATGGTGGGCGTCAACGTGGGTGTCCCCGTTCCACGCGAGCCCTTCTCCTTCGGCGGCACGGGGGAGTCGCGCTTCGGCCACGGAGATATCACCGGGCCCTCCAGCCTCGATTTCTGGACGCAGCTCAAGAAGGTCACCCGCAAGTGGTCGGCCCGCACGGACGGCTCCTGGATGAGCTGA
- a CDS encoding ABC transporter permease, which yields MSFRVDVWEGGRIALFSLKANRLRTVLTTVGIGVGVCTLLAIVGIIQGINQSFADQLAQIGSNTIQVSKFPWAMGGDWWEYRNRKNLSADLVPAILKSSEHVVAVAPIYFERVEARFLERRMASVVVLGSTPEVALISSLNVDQGRFLTTADVETRSQVVVLGSEVARTLFPGLNPVGHRMVLGTKPYRVVGVMESKGTVLGENQDLQVLIPYRSFQTHFGKRNSPVINVMVDSPDNVLKAQDLLAATLRRERRTPPGAKDDFALNRPEQLANMYAQLTGALYGAATGVGLITLLVGGIGIMNIMLVSVRERTREIGVRRALGARKRTIILQFLMEAASVSAVGGVMGTLVGLGLAKTVSWITPLAAAVKPLTIVGGVGFAAAVGLLFGIWPAARAANLDPVEALRHD from the coding sequence GTGAGCTTCAGGGTCGACGTGTGGGAGGGCGGGCGCATCGCCCTGTTCTCGCTGAAGGCCAACCGCCTGCGGACCGTGCTGACGACGGTGGGAATCGGGGTGGGGGTCTGCACCCTGCTGGCCATCGTCGGCATCATCCAGGGCATCAACCAGTCATTCGCGGACCAGCTCGCGCAGATTGGCTCCAACACGATTCAGGTCTCCAAGTTCCCCTGGGCCATGGGCGGGGACTGGTGGGAGTACCGCAACCGGAAGAACCTGTCGGCGGACCTGGTCCCCGCCATCCTCAAGTCCTCCGAGCACGTGGTGGCCGTGGCGCCCATCTACTTCGAGCGGGTGGAGGCGCGGTTCCTGGAGCGGCGGATGGCCTCGGTGGTGGTGCTGGGCTCCACGCCGGAGGTGGCCCTCATCTCGTCGCTCAACGTGGACCAGGGCCGCTTCCTCACCACGGCGGACGTGGAGACGCGCTCGCAGGTGGTGGTGCTGGGCTCGGAGGTGGCGCGCACGCTGTTCCCGGGCCTCAACCCGGTGGGCCACCGGATGGTGCTGGGCACCAAGCCCTACCGCGTGGTGGGCGTCATGGAGTCCAAGGGGACGGTGCTGGGGGAGAACCAGGACCTCCAGGTGCTGATTCCCTACCGCTCCTTCCAGACGCACTTCGGCAAGCGCAACTCGCCCGTCATCAACGTGATGGTGGACTCACCCGACAACGTGCTCAAGGCGCAGGACCTGCTCGCCGCCACGCTGCGCCGCGAGCGCAGGACGCCGCCCGGGGCCAAGGACGACTTCGCGCTCAACCGCCCCGAGCAATTGGCCAACATGTACGCGCAGCTCACGGGCGCCCTGTACGGCGCGGCCACGGGCGTGGGGTTGATTACGCTGCTGGTGGGCGGCATCGGCATCATGAACATCATGCTGGTGTCGGTGCGCGAGCGGACGCGGGAGATTGGCGTGCGGCGCGCGCTGGGGGCCAGGAAGCGCACCATCATCCTCCAGTTCCTGATGGAGGCCGCGAGTGTGTCCGCGGTGGGCGGGGTGATGGGGACGCTGGTGGGCTTGGGGCTGGCGAAGACGGTGTCGTGGATTACGCCCCTGGCGGCGGCGGTGAAGCCGCTGACCATCGTGGGAGGCGTGGGCTTCGCGGCGGCGGTGGGCCTGCTGTTCGGCATCTGGCCCGCGGCGCGCGCGGCGAACCTGGACCCGGTGGAAGCGCTCCGCCACGACTGA
- a CDS encoding GTP cyclohydrolase II, with amino-acid sequence MADKKPVNHIRLTSHPDGDTPGVAIHWGEADPLRRGPVVATLTEPAHRNVIGTHAGSYAVYRALAVAAGMLPQDHRADLKDTSPAAQIGPHPSWSDPERIVSLDPWGAVAPQAFRSHAEQGIDFRPTIAVTRAHINLPELRDAVEAGRLKPDGDLLTANGDIKVVKAAVDPVWHLPGIAKRFGMTESALRRGLFEQTGGMFPELITRPDLHVFLPPIGGLTLYAFGEVSSVSNRDIPLAVRVHDECNGSDVFGSDICTCRPYLAHGIEECVRTAQAGGAGIIVYLRKEGRALGEVTKFLVYNARKRQEGGDSAATYFQRTECVAGVQDMRFQELMPDVLHWLGITRIHRFVSMSDMKHDAIVRSGIEILERVPIPEELIPADAKVEMEAKKAAGYFTKGPVADAAGLTQVKGRELDA; translated from the coding sequence ATGGCAGACAAGAAGCCCGTCAATCACATCCGCCTCACCTCTCATCCCGATGGGGACACGCCCGGTGTCGCCATCCATTGGGGAGAGGCGGACCCGCTTCGCCGCGGCCCCGTGGTGGCCACGCTCACGGAGCCCGCGCACCGCAACGTCATCGGCACGCATGCGGGCTCCTATGCCGTGTATCGCGCGCTGGCCGTGGCGGCGGGCATGCTGCCGCAGGACCACCGCGCGGACCTCAAGGACACGTCTCCCGCGGCGCAGATTGGTCCGCATCCGTCGTGGAGCGACCCGGAGCGCATCGTCTCGCTGGACCCGTGGGGCGCGGTGGCGCCGCAGGCCTTCCGCTCGCACGCCGAGCAGGGCATCGACTTCCGGCCCACCATCGCCGTCACGCGCGCGCACATCAACCTGCCGGAGCTGCGCGACGCGGTGGAGGCGGGCCGGCTCAAGCCGGATGGAGACCTGCTCACGGCCAACGGCGACATCAAGGTGGTGAAGGCCGCGGTGGACCCGGTGTGGCACCTGCCGGGAATCGCGAAGCGCTTCGGCATGACGGAGAGCGCGCTGCGCCGCGGGCTCTTCGAGCAGACGGGCGGCATGTTCCCGGAGCTGATTACGCGCCCGGACCTGCACGTCTTCCTGCCGCCCATCGGCGGGCTCACGCTGTATGCGTTCGGCGAGGTCTCCTCGGTGTCCAACCGGGACATCCCGCTGGCGGTGCGCGTGCATGACGAGTGCAATGGCTCGGACGTGTTCGGCAGCGACATCTGCACGTGCCGTCCATACCTTGCCCACGGCATCGAGGAGTGCGTCCGCACGGCGCAGGCCGGCGGCGCGGGCATCATCGTGTATCTGCGCAAGGAGGGCCGGGCGCTGGGCGAGGTGACCAAGTTCCTGGTCTACAACGCACGCAAGCGGCAGGAGGGCGGCGACTCCGCGGCCACCTACTTCCAGCGCACCGAGTGTGTCGCCGGCGTGCAGGACATGCGCTTCCAGGAGCTGATGCCGGACGTGCTGCACTGGCTGGGCATCACCCGCATCCACCGCTTCGTGTCGATGAGCGACATGAAGCACGACGCCATCGTCCGCTCGGGCATTGAAATCCTCGAGCGAGTCCCCATCCCGGAGGAGCTCATCCCCGCGGACGCGAAGGTGGAGATGGAGGCGAAGAAGGCGGCGGGCTACTTCACCAAGGGGCCGGTGGCGGACGCCGCGGGCCTGACGCAGGTGAAGGGGAGGGAGCTCGATGCCTGA
- a CDS encoding ABC transporter permease — protein sequence MMALLDTLRLAFGTFVSNPLRSFLTLLGIVIGATTVVSMMGIIEGLRNQVNENMSELGANCFQVQRLPFGAGSLSAAELAKRPRFTEADLEAIRKLPSVLTAAGEDSKGGQKLYTALRETRANIGVWAGTPEYFQTNSVMVAAGRAFTDVEYMDGRQVAVIGQNIADVLWPGTQALGQSFRLKGRTFLVVGTLLRKGSFLGGGGQDNSVMIPLTTFKPLFGVGDYRVSVQAHTAEVLKRAEDEVTLLMRRRHGLAPLAPDDFFVFSNESATEMFNGMSKVISAASFGVCLLSLLVGGIGILNIMLVAVTERTREIGIRKALGAKKRRILAQFATEAVVLSLTGGALGVALGIGASHLVRWVIGLPTEVPAWAVWLSLAMSSGVGLGFGIYPAARAAKLDPVEAMRTE from the coding sequence ATGATGGCCTTGCTGGATACCTTGCGGTTGGCGTTCGGGACCTTCGTCTCCAACCCGCTGCGCTCCTTCCTGACGCTGCTGGGCATCGTCATCGGCGCCACCACGGTGGTGTCGATGATGGGAATCATCGAGGGCCTGCGCAACCAGGTGAACGAGAACATGTCGGAGCTGGGCGCCAACTGCTTCCAGGTGCAGCGGCTGCCCTTCGGCGCGGGCAGCCTGTCGGCGGCGGAGCTGGCGAAGCGGCCGCGCTTCACGGAGGCGGACCTGGAGGCCATCCGCAAGCTGCCCTCGGTGCTGACGGCGGCGGGCGAGGACTCCAAGGGCGGACAGAAGCTCTACACGGCGCTGCGTGAGACGCGCGCCAACATCGGCGTGTGGGCGGGGACGCCGGAGTACTTCCAGACGAACTCGGTGATGGTGGCGGCGGGGCGCGCCTTCACGGACGTGGAGTACATGGATGGCCGCCAGGTGGCGGTGATTGGCCAGAACATCGCGGACGTGTTGTGGCCCGGCACGCAGGCGCTGGGGCAGTCGTTCCGGTTGAAGGGCCGCACGTTCCTGGTGGTGGGGACGCTCCTGCGCAAGGGGAGCTTCCTGGGCGGGGGCGGACAGGACAACAGCGTGATGATTCCGCTGACCACCTTCAAGCCGCTGTTCGGCGTGGGGGACTACCGGGTGAGCGTCCAGGCGCACACGGCGGAGGTGCTCAAGCGCGCGGAGGACGAGGTGACCCTCCTGATGCGCCGGCGGCACGGCCTGGCGCCGCTGGCGCCCGATGACTTCTTCGTGTTCTCCAACGAGAGCGCCACGGAGATGTTCAACGGCATGTCCAAGGTGATTTCCGCGGCCAGCTTCGGGGTGTGCCTCTTGTCCCTGCTGGTGGGGGGCATCGGCATCCTGAACATCATGCTCGTCGCCGTGACGGAGCGGACGCGGGAGATTGGAATCCGCAAGGCGCTGGGCGCGAAGAAGCGGCGCATCCTGGCGCAGTTCGCCACGGAGGCGGTGGTGCTGTCGCTGACGGGCGGCGCGCTGGGGGTGGCCCTGGGCATCGGCGCGTCCCACCTGGTGCGGTGGGTGATTGGATTGCCCACCGAGGTCCCGGCCTGGGCGGTGTGGTTGTCCTTGGCGATGAGCAGCGGTGTGGGCCTGGGCTTCGGTATCTACCCGGCCGCGCGCGCGGCGAAGCTGGACCCCGTGGAGGCGATGCGCACGGAGTAA
- a CDS encoding GNAT family N-acetyltransferase — translation MSAQDVLGQVVVREARPEDDEVVGELLVEAFISQYAKKFPELVYTEERKRELRDVAARRKVATVMVAELNGEVVGTVALFPPGAPGSEAWLPNAADLRGLATSVKMHGKGLGRPLLDAAENLARSWGVEAICLHVRLGVEGVARMYMNRGYLREPAGDMVLPSVSLEAYVMPLKGSTP, via the coding sequence ATGAGTGCACAGGATGTATTGGGGCAGGTGGTTGTCCGTGAGGCGCGGCCCGAGGACGATGAGGTGGTGGGGGAGCTGCTGGTGGAGGCCTTCATCTCCCAGTATGCGAAGAAGTTCCCCGAACTGGTCTACACCGAGGAGCGCAAGCGCGAGCTGAGGGACGTGGCCGCGCGGCGCAAGGTCGCCACGGTGATGGTGGCCGAGCTCAACGGCGAGGTGGTGGGGACGGTGGCGTTGTTTCCTCCAGGGGCGCCGGGGTCGGAGGCGTGGTTGCCCAACGCGGCGGACCTGCGAGGCCTGGCCACCTCGGTGAAGATGCATGGCAAGGGGCTGGGCCGGCCGCTGCTCGACGCCGCGGAGAACCTGGCCCGGAGCTGGGGCGTGGAGGCCATCTGCCTCCACGTCCGGCTGGGCGTCGAGGGCGTGGCGCGCATGTACATGAACCGCGGTTACCTGCGTGAGCCCGCGGGAGACATGGTCCTGCCCTCCGTGTCCCTGGAGGCGTATGTGATGCCGTTGAAGGGCTCGACTCCGTAA
- a CDS encoding cysteine desulfurase family protein, giving the protein MSPEHPLYLDHNATTPVDPEVVDAMLPYLREHFGNPSSGHPYGRRALEALEAARAKVAALIGAKPSEVLFTSGGTEANNLAIRGTAEARAERRHLITSVIEHPATRLPCDALEWRGWRVTWLPVDSQGRVRVEDAARALDSETALVSLMHSNNETGVLQPVAEVAALARRQGVTVHTDAAQSVGKVPVDVAVLGVDLLTLVGHKLRAPKGVGALYVRQGTPLRAVTLGGGQERGLRPGTQNVPHAVGLGVACELAGRRLARGIADQVALRERLWARLRVAIPGLALSGQDAERLPNTLHVRFPGVRGGAVLAATPEIAASTGSACHEGGETASPVLRVMGLGEQEALGSVRLSLGPDTSQDEVDRAADALIRGWNAINHQALA; this is encoded by the coding sequence ATGAGCCCCGAGCACCCGCTGTACCTGGACCACAACGCCACCACCCCCGTGGACCCGGAGGTGGTGGACGCGATGTTGCCGTACCTGCGCGAGCACTTCGGCAACCCGTCCAGCGGCCACCCCTATGGGCGCCGCGCGCTCGAGGCGCTGGAGGCTGCCCGCGCCAAGGTGGCCGCGCTCATCGGCGCGAAGCCCTCCGAGGTGCTGTTCACCTCCGGCGGCACCGAGGCCAACAACCTGGCCATCCGAGGCACCGCCGAGGCCCGCGCGGAGCGCCGCCACCTCATCACCTCCGTCATCGAACACCCCGCCACGCGCCTGCCCTGTGACGCGCTGGAGTGGCGCGGCTGGCGGGTGACGTGGCTGCCGGTGGACTCGCAAGGCCGCGTGCGGGTGGAGGACGCCGCGCGTGCCCTGGACTCCGAAACCGCGCTTGTGTCACTGATGCACTCCAATAACGAAACGGGCGTGCTCCAGCCCGTGGCGGAGGTGGCGGCCCTGGCGCGTCGGCAGGGGGTCACCGTGCACACGGACGCGGCGCAGTCGGTGGGGAAGGTGCCGGTGGACGTGGCGGTGCTCGGGGTGGACCTGCTCACGCTGGTGGGACACAAGCTGCGCGCCCCCAAGGGCGTGGGGGCCCTGTACGTGCGTCAGGGCACACCGCTCCGGGCGGTGACGCTGGGCGGCGGGCAGGAGCGGGGCCTGCGGCCGGGGACCCAGAACGTGCCCCATGCCGTGGGCCTGGGCGTCGCGTGTGAGCTCGCGGGGCGCCGGCTCGCGCGGGGCATCGCGGACCAGGTGGCCCTGCGCGAGCGGCTGTGGGCGCGGCTTCGTGTCGCGATTCCGGGACTGGCCTTGAGCGGTCAAGACGCGGAGCGGCTGCCCAACACACTGCATGTCCGCTTCCCCGGCGTCCGCGGCGGCGCGGTGTTGGCGGCGACCCCGGAGATCGCCGCCTCCACGGGCTCGGCGTGCCACGAAGGGGGCGAGACGGCGTCACCCGTCCTGCGGGTCATGGGGCTGGGCGAGCAGGAGGCCCTGGGCTCCGTGCGCCTGTCGCTGGGGCCGGACACGTCCCAGGACGAGGTGGACCGGGCGGCCGACGCACTCATTCGCGGCTGGAATGCAATCAACCACCAGGCTCTGGCGTAG